A single region of the Dehalococcoides mccartyi genome encodes:
- a CDS encoding COG2426 family protein, translating to MSSEFWINLGLPPEWLVFLVSALPVFELRGALPLSINILGIPWYWAYLIALAGNLLPVPLILFLLEKVLNVLEHFDFMRGFTRWIYVMGQKRSATVEKYKRIGLILLVAIPLPFTGAWTGSLVAVVLGLNRNESLLYISLGVVVAGAIVTCLCLLGWVGAMLAGLVLGGIAFTRIIHSKNQLV from the coding sequence TTGTCGTCAGAATTTTGGATTAATCTGGGCCTGCCGCCGGAGTGGCTGGTTTTTCTGGTATCAGCTCTGCCTGTTTTTGAATTGCGTGGGGCTTTACCACTGTCTATAAATATTCTCGGTATTCCCTGGTATTGGGCGTATCTGATTGCACTGGCAGGTAATCTGCTGCCTGTGCCATTGATACTGTTTTTACTGGAAAAAGTGTTAAATGTACTTGAGCATTTCGACTTCATGCGTGGCTTTACCCGATGGATTTATGTTATGGGGCAAAAGAGGAGTGCCACTGTTGAAAAATATAAACGTATCGGGCTTATACTGTTAGTTGCAATACCCCTGCCTTTTACTGGAGCGTGGACAGGTTCATTAGTTGCGGTTGTATTGGGTCTTAACCGTAACGAATCTTTGCTGTATATCAGTTTGGGAGTTGTCGTGGCTGGAGCGATTGTTACTTGCTTATGTTTGTTAGGCTGGGTTGGGGCTATGCTGGCAGGATTGGTACTTGGAGGTATTGCATTTACCCGTATAATACACTCAAAAAACCAGCTTGTTTAA
- the hpt gene encoding hypoxanthine phosphoribosyltransferase, translated as MVLNKERAFYKAVSRSIQSLNTPAELKAKLEGIVRLAARASHCAVSLLLIDTAGQKLSHNISFGLPQFYIHKGVLSATDSLGETVNIQTIAITDAQNDSRIQFPQMASKAGFSSIMGSPIIQQEKVIGSLRFYCKDFYEFSQQDINFAENMAHIISLAFFTLPVNTASSDKITPMPISDLKTARNITFAHQSETEFARLLDFYNIEWIYEPRSFPLSWEGERVTEMFTPDFYLPGLDMYIELTTLKQSLVTTKNHKLKLLRELYPDIKISLLYKNDYARLLSKYGCGPLAQTRAHGIDRVLYTAQDIAERVASLARQISDDYPDNRPILIGVQRGFICFMADLIRQIAVPLDIDFMTISYYSGSNTSMVRITKDMDLDVAGRDILLVEDIVDTGITLNYLLNHLRSKNPASLKVCTLLDRKVRRLIDIKIDYVGFELPDEFVVGYGLDYHEEYRNLPFIGIPGIQQTPDFKPK; from the coding sequence ATGGTATTGAACAAAGAGCGGGCTTTTTACAAGGCCGTTAGCCGGTCAATCCAGAGCCTGAATACCCCAGCTGAACTTAAAGCAAAGCTGGAAGGGATTGTCCGACTGGCAGCACGGGCCAGCCATTGCGCTGTATCACTCCTCCTTATTGATACAGCCGGGCAAAAACTTTCCCACAATATCTCCTTCGGACTGCCCCAGTTTTACATTCATAAAGGGGTTCTTTCAGCCACAGACAGCCTGGGTGAAACTGTAAACATTCAAACCATAGCTATTACAGATGCCCAAAATGACAGCCGTATCCAGTTTCCGCAAATGGCTTCAAAAGCCGGCTTTTCTTCAATAATGGGCAGTCCTATTATCCAGCAGGAAAAAGTGATCGGCAGCCTCAGGTTTTACTGCAAGGATTTTTACGAATTCAGCCAACAGGATATAAATTTTGCCGAAAATATGGCACATATAATTTCACTGGCATTTTTCACCTTGCCGGTAAATACTGCCTCGTCGGACAAAATCACCCCAATGCCGATTTCAGACTTGAAAACTGCCAGAAATATCACCTTTGCTCACCAAAGCGAAACTGAATTTGCCCGCCTGCTGGATTTTTATAATATAGAATGGATATACGAACCCCGCTCTTTCCCGCTTAGCTGGGAAGGGGAACGGGTTACAGAAATGTTTACACCTGACTTTTATCTTCCAGGGCTGGACATGTATATAGAACTGACCACTCTAAAACAAAGTCTGGTCACTACCAAAAATCATAAACTCAAGCTGCTCAGAGAGCTTTACCCCGATATAAAAATAAGCTTGTTATATAAAAATGATTATGCACGCCTATTGTCCAAGTATGGCTGCGGTCCATTGGCGCAGACCAGAGCTCACGGAATAGATAGAGTACTTTATACTGCACAGGATATCGCTGAAAGAGTGGCCAGCCTGGCACGCCAAATTTCTGATGATTATCCGGACAACCGTCCTATACTTATCGGGGTGCAAAGGGGATTTATCTGTTTCATGGCTGACTTGATACGCCAGATAGCCGTTCCTCTGGATATAGATTTTATGACCATATCCTATTATAGCGGAAGCAATACATCTATGGTACGCATAACCAAAGATATGGATTTGGACGTAGCAGGCAGAGACATACTGCTTGTTGAAGATATTGTAGATACAGGCATAACCTTGAACTACCTTTTAAACCACCTAAGGTCTAAAAATCCCGCCAGTCTGAAGGTATGCACACTGCTTGACCGCAAAGTAAGAAGGCTTATTGACATAAAGATTGACTATGTAGGTTTTGAACTACCTGATGAATTTGTGGTAGGTTACGGACTGGATTACCATGAGGAATATCGTAATCTGCCATTTATAGGCATACCCGGCATACAGCAAACGCCTGATTTTAAACCCAAATAA
- the rplT gene encoding 50S ribosomal protein L20: MARIKGGIATHKRHKKVLALTKGHASTRHSLFKRAHESMVHAMSYAFAHRRARKGDMRRLWITRINAAARAEGLTYGELISGLKLAGIDINRKVLADMAVSDSVAFAAVAAKAAAVKTN, translated from the coding sequence TTGGCACGTATTAAAGGTGGCATAGCCACACATAAAAGACATAAGAAGGTATTGGCCTTAACCAAAGGCCACGCTTCAACCAGACATTCGCTTTTTAAGCGGGCACATGAATCCATGGTTCATGCCATGAGCTATGCTTTTGCCCACAGGCGCGCACGCAAAGGTGATATGCGCAGGCTTTGGATAACCCGTATCAATGCAGCCGCCAGAGCTGAAGGGCTGACCTATGGTGAGCTTATTTCAGGCCTCAAGCTTGCCGGTATTGATATAAACCGCAAGGTTTTAGCCGATATGGCTGTATCTGACAGCGTTGCATTTGCTGCTGTGGCAGCCAAAGCCGCTGCTGTTAAAACCAACTAG
- the rpmI gene encoding 50S ribosomal protein L35, with protein MPKMKTRKTAVKRFHVTGTGKIMRSKGMKSHLRRNKSARVRRQFDEMSQVAGVDRARIQKLIPYGVS; from the coding sequence ATGCCTAAAATGAAAACCAGAAAGACCGCTGTAAAGCGCTTTCATGTCACCGGTACCGGCAAAATTATGCGCAGCAAAGGCATGAAGAGCCACCTGCGCCGTAATAAATCCGCCAGAGTACGCCGTCAGTTTGACGAAATGTCTCAGGTAGCTGGTGTGGACAGAGCTCGTATTCAGAAGTTAATTCCATATGGTGTAAGCTAA
- the infC gene encoding translation initiation factor IF-3, with product MFKELRINNQITARECRLVGDKGEQLGILPILQAREQARKINLDLVEVAPTAVPPVCRLMDYGKYRFEQTKKDREAKRTQKISLLKEIRVRPKIGEHDFDAKARSARKQLESGDKVKLTVMFRGREITHAELGLKLLKKMADTLTDIATIEGQPSLLGSRMHLTLLPKAAIKVSKVKEGQETANA from the coding sequence ATATTTAAGGAACTTCGCATCAATAATCAAATAACTGCCCGCGAATGTCGCCTTGTAGGTGACAAAGGCGAACAGTTAGGCATTTTGCCAATTTTACAGGCCCGTGAACAGGCCAGGAAAATCAATCTTGATTTGGTTGAAGTTGCTCCTACAGCGGTGCCCCCCGTGTGCCGTTTGATGGATTACGGTAAATACCGTTTTGAACAGACCAAGAAGGACCGTGAAGCTAAGAGAACGCAGAAGATATCCCTGTTGAAAGAGATACGTGTGCGTCCTAAAATTGGTGAACATGATTTTGATGCCAAAGCCCGCTCTGCCCGCAAGCAACTTGAAAGCGGAGACAAAGTAAAGCTGACTGTTATGTTCCGGGGACGGGAAATAACCCATGCTGAGCTGGGTTTGAAATTACTTAAGAAAATGGCTGATACTTTAACTGATATTGCAACTATAGAAGGGCAACCTTCATTACTCGGATCCAGAATGCATTTAACACTTTTGCCTAAGGCAGCTATCAAAGTGTCTAAGGTAAAGGAAGGACAGGAAACTGCTAATGCCTAA
- the thrS gene encoding threonine--tRNA ligase yields the protein MANQIDEAKPISDLEIMRHSAAHIMAEAVLSMFPEAKLGIGPAIDTGFYYDFDLPRTLTPEDLPEIETRMNQLVKANLPFRREEMSKDEARKLFADQPYKLELLNDIPDETVSIYRQGNFCDLCRGPHVNYTSKVKAFKLLSIAGAYWRGDEKRPMLQRIYGAAFLDKASLADYLNMIEEAAKRDHRKLGKELELFSLHQEIGGGLVNWLPNGATIRHLIEEFWKKEHLKRGYNLVYTPHIAKVDLWKTSGHWGFYRENMYSPMDIDGEEYVLKPMNCVYHILMFKNRTRSYKELPIRMAELGTVYRYERSGVLHGLSRVRGFTQDDAHIFCLYEQLEKEVVKVLDLAKFMIDTFGFAKYKVMLSTRPEKYVGELAKWEYATDILAKALEANGISYQVDPGEGVFYGPKIDIKFEDALGRAWQGPTIQVDFQLPERFEVSVVGEDGKDQPVAMVHRTVLGSMERFMSCLTEQYGGAFPVWLSPKQVMIIPIADRHSEFAEKLACELREEEVRVEVDNRSETMNQKIRQAQLAKIPYMLVVGDKEIETGSIALRSRIGSQQVMPFAEFKSMLLNKIKTKSTEI from the coding sequence ATGGCCAACCAAATAGACGAAGCAAAGCCCATAAGCGACCTTGAAATCATGCGTCACTCCGCCGCCCATATTATGGCTGAAGCGGTCTTGTCCATGTTTCCTGAGGCCAAGCTTGGCATAGGGCCGGCTATTGATACCGGTTTTTACTATGATTTTGACCTGCCTCGCACCCTCACACCAGAAGACCTGCCTGAAATAGAAACCCGGATGAATCAGCTGGTAAAGGCTAATCTGCCTTTCAGGCGTGAAGAAATGTCTAAAGATGAAGCCCGAAAACTTTTTGCCGACCAGCCGTATAAACTGGAGCTACTGAATGATATCCCTGACGAAACCGTAAGTATTTACCGTCAGGGTAACTTTTGTGATCTCTGCCGCGGGCCTCACGTCAACTACACCAGCAAGGTAAAGGCTTTTAAGCTTTTGTCTATTGCAGGTGCCTACTGGAGAGGTGACGAAAAACGCCCCATGTTGCAGCGTATATACGGGGCAGCCTTTTTGGATAAAGCCTCTCTGGCAGACTATTTGAATATGATTGAAGAAGCCGCTAAACGCGATCACCGTAAACTAGGCAAAGAACTGGAGCTGTTTTCATTACATCAGGAAATAGGGGGCGGTCTGGTAAACTGGCTGCCAAACGGTGCTACAATACGACACCTGATTGAAGAATTCTGGAAAAAAGAGCACCTCAAACGGGGTTATAATCTGGTTTATACCCCCCACATAGCCAAAGTAGACCTCTGGAAAACAAGCGGGCACTGGGGTTTTTACCGCGAAAATATGTATAGCCCTATGGATATTGACGGCGAAGAGTATGTACTTAAGCCAATGAACTGTGTTTACCATATCCTCATGTTTAAAAACCGCACCCGCTCATACAAAGAACTGCCTATCCGTATGGCTGAACTGGGTACTGTTTACCGTTATGAACGCTCAGGTGTTTTACACGGACTTTCAAGGGTACGCGGTTTTACCCAGGATGACGCCCATATATTCTGTTTATATGAACAGTTGGAAAAAGAAGTTGTAAAGGTTCTTGATCTGGCAAAATTCATGATTGACACCTTCGGCTTTGCCAAATACAAGGTTATGCTTTCAACTCGTCCCGAAAAATATGTGGGCGAGCTGGCTAAATGGGAATATGCCACTGATATTTTAGCAAAAGCTCTGGAAGCCAACGGGATTTCTTATCAGGTAGACCCCGGAGAGGGTGTCTTCTACGGTCCCAAGATTGACATAAAATTTGAAGATGCCTTGGGACGCGCATGGCAAGGACCAACTATTCAAGTGGATTTCCAATTGCCCGAACGTTTTGAAGTCAGCGTGGTAGGGGAGGACGGCAAGGACCAGCCAGTAGCTATGGTGCACCGCACAGTACTAGGCAGCATGGAACGGTTTATGTCCTGTTTAACCGAACAATATGGTGGTGCTTTCCCTGTCTGGTTATCACCGAAGCAGGTTATGATAATACCCATTGCCGATAGGCATAGCGAATTTGCCGAAAAGCTGGCCTGTGAACTAAGGGAAGAAGAAGTTAGGGTAGAGGTAGATAATCGCTCCGAAACTATGAACCAGAAAATCCGTCAAGCTCAACTTGCTAAGATACCATACATGCTGGTGGTTGGAGACAAAGAGATTGAAACCGGGAGTATAGCCCTGAGAAGTCGTATCGGCAGCCAGCAGGTAATGCCGTTTGCAGAGTTTAAATCTATGCTCCTTAATAAAATAAAAACCAAGTCTACAGAGATTTGA
- a CDS encoding zinc ribbon domain-containing protein, translating to MIVLFGNKAYFDILGYMVTTCPGCKTTSVMTVEQQRKKLTVYFIPTFDFSRRQYMYCGHCHERFEIDKSLQSTVKARLLSKKQMENLMLKLEMENPRYECANCESGVEAGMHFCPQCGNCLD from the coding sequence ATGATTGTGCTATTTGGAAACAAAGCCTACTTCGATATCTTGGGGTACATGGTTACTACCTGCCCCGGTTGCAAGACTACTTCGGTAATGACAGTCGAACAGCAGCGCAAAAAACTTACGGTTTATTTTATCCCCACCTTCGATTTTTCCCGCAGGCAATATATGTATTGCGGTCATTGCCATGAGCGGTTTGAAATTGATAAAAGCCTCCAATCCACAGTGAAAGCCCGCCTGTTGAGCAAAAAACAGATGGAGAACTTAATGCTGAAGCTGGAGATGGAAAACCCCCGCTACGAATGTGCCAATTGCGAATCTGGGGTGGAGGCAGGTATGCATTTCTGTCCTCAATGCGGAAATTGTTTGGATTGA
- a CDS encoding YggS family pyridoxal phosphate-dependent enzyme yields the protein MYENITRSVKDILAELPPDVVLEAAVKKRQPSEILAAIDAGIKIIGHNYLTEAEETYPLIGDKAEWHFIGKVQSNKCKKIVRRFSVVETVDNIEIASELNRRAAEIDKILSVFIEINSGREKQKSGVLPEETVELAKRISCLSNLKLTGLMTMGPALEAPEELRTIFRLTKIKFDEIAAMGLPNTELQFLSMGMSGSYKVAVQEGANLVRLGTRIFGPRP from the coding sequence ATGTACGAAAATATTACCCGAAGCGTAAAAGATATTTTGGCTGAATTGCCGCCTGACGTGGTGCTTGAAGCGGCTGTCAAGAAACGCCAGCCGTCTGAAATATTGGCTGCCATAGATGCCGGTATAAAGATAATCGGTCATAACTATTTAACCGAGGCTGAAGAAACCTACCCGCTTATCGGAGACAAGGCTGAGTGGCACTTTATAGGGAAGGTTCAGTCGAATAAATGCAAAAAGATAGTCCGCCGTTTCTCAGTTGTGGAAACAGTGGATAATATTGAAATAGCCTCTGAATTAAATCGGCGGGCAGCTGAGATTGATAAAATCCTGTCGGTTTTTATTGAGATAAACAGCGGGCGGGAAAAACAAAAGTCAGGGGTATTGCCAGAAGAGACTGTGGAATTGGCCAAACGTATATCTTGCTTATCAAACCTTAAACTGACGGGGTTGATGACTATGGGGCCGGCACTGGAAGCCCCTGAGGAACTGCGTACCATATTCCGCCTGACCAAAATTAAGTTTGATGAGATAGCCGCTATGGGTTTACCAAATACTGAGCTTCAGTTTCTCTCCATGGGTATGTCAGGCTCTTACAAAGTGGCTGTTCAGGAAGGTGCTAATCTGGTTAGGCTGGGCACCCGCATCTTTGGACCTCGCCCCTAA
- a CDS encoding MtnX-like HAD-IB family phosphatase: MPLTHNPKLMFQSDFDGTLTEGDVSFLILEKYAQGDWCAILREYQQGKISVGDFNYRAFALVKEDQKTLVDFIRENAVPKKGIHELINYCKQENIRFSVVSNGLDFYIHTMLEELGFKDIEINAARTLFTSEGLDARYYGPDGKMVDNGFKESYTNHYRSQNYKVIYAGNGPSDFPPAKLCDYAFATDMLLDRFKKSNLPCYPFQDLHDIVARLKTIPH; encoded by the coding sequence ATGCCCCTTACTCATAACCCTAAGCTGATGTTCCAGAGTGATTTTGACGGCACCCTTACTGAAGGAGACGTAAGCTTTTTAATACTGGAGAAATATGCTCAAGGTGACTGGTGTGCCATTTTGCGCGAATACCAACAGGGCAAAATAAGCGTAGGTGATTTCAATTACCGGGCTTTTGCACTAGTAAAAGAAGACCAAAAGACACTAGTTGATTTTATTCGGGAAAATGCTGTACCCAAAAAAGGCATCCATGAACTTATCAACTACTGCAAGCAGGAAAATATCCGTTTTTCAGTAGTAAGTAACGGACTGGATTTTTATATCCATACCATGCTGGAAGAACTGGGATTTAAGGATATCGAGATCAATGCCGCCCGTACACTTTTTACCAGTGAAGGGCTTGACGCCCGCTATTACGGGCCTGACGGCAAAATGGTGGATAACGGTTTTAAGGAAAGCTACACTAACCATTACCGGTCGCAAAACTATAAGGTGATTTATGCAGGAAATGGCCCTTCGGATTTTCCGCCTGCCAAACTTTGCGATTATGCCTTTGCCACAGATATGCTGCTTGACCGTTTCAAAAAGAGCAATTTACCCTGCTACCCATTTCAAGATCTGCACGATATTGTGGCCCGTCTGAAAACAATACCCCATTAG
- the def gene encoding peptide deformylase, which produces MAIRRICELPEPVLRKKAKKVPSIDSSIQMLIDDMIETMSSADGAGLAAPQVGVSLRLVVFREPDAKEATVLINPEIVKKEGQRQVTEGCLSIPGYFGELTRAETVTAKGLDRHGKACRIKGTGIVAQLLEHETEHLDGILYIDHLESEEKLHEIGADDELPEEIRD; this is translated from the coding sequence ATGGCAATACGCCGCATCTGTGAGCTGCCTGAGCCGGTTTTACGGAAGAAAGCCAAAAAAGTACCTTCCATTGACAGCTCAATTCAAATGCTCATTGATGATATGATTGAAACTATGAGTAGCGCTGATGGAGCGGGATTAGCTGCCCCTCAAGTGGGCGTATCTCTCAGGCTGGTAGTTTTCCGCGAACCGGATGCCAAAGAAGCAACCGTACTTATTAACCCGGAGATTGTGAAAAAAGAAGGGCAGAGACAGGTTACTGAAGGCTGCCTTTCCATTCCGGGGTATTTTGGTGAACTTACCAGAGCCGAAACTGTTACCGCTAAGGGGCTTGACCGCCATGGTAAGGCTTGCCGCATAAAAGGAACCGGTATTGTCGCCCAGTTGCTGGAACATGAAACCGAACATCTGGATGGCATACTTTACATAGACCACCTTGAAAGTGAAGAAAAGCTGCACGAGATAGGGGCGGATGATGAACTGCCCGAAGAAATCCGTGACTAG
- the heR gene encoding heliorhodopsin HeR — protein MANKKVKQPELNQPQAFRKLRVYNLVMGSFHLAQSILILFLSNSFSLPVTTNFIGGGPGGITFKPPEVLFDLPVGPMVAIFLLLSATAHFLLSLPGIFEWYKTNLSKGINYARWYEYALSSSIMIVLIAMLSGIYDVATLIAIFGANAAMNLFGLMMELHNQTTSKTNWLSYTFGCFAGFIPWVAISIYFFGAISQASENIPTFVYFILPTLFVFFFSFALNMWLQYKKSGKWRDYLFGERVYVFLSLTAKTALAWQVFGGALAGGS, from the coding sequence ATGGCTAACAAAAAAGTAAAACAGCCTGAGCTGAATCAGCCACAAGCGTTTAGGAAACTGCGGGTTTATAACCTTGTCATGGGCAGTTTCCATTTAGCCCAATCAATACTTATCTTATTCCTCAGCAACAGTTTCTCGCTTCCGGTTACCACCAACTTTATCGGCGGCGGCCCCGGCGGGATTACTTTTAAACCACCCGAAGTACTATTTGACCTGCCAGTAGGCCCTATGGTTGCCATCTTCCTATTGCTTTCAGCCACAGCCCATTTCTTGCTGTCTTTACCAGGTATATTTGAATGGTACAAAACTAATTTATCAAAAGGGATTAACTACGCCCGCTGGTACGAGTATGCTTTAAGTTCATCTATAATGATTGTCCTGATTGCTATGCTCAGCGGTATATATGATGTAGCAACTTTAATTGCTATTTTTGGGGCAAATGCTGCTATGAATCTGTTTGGCCTGATGATGGAGCTTCATAACCAGACCACATCCAAAACCAACTGGCTTTCATACACTTTCGGGTGTTTTGCCGGATTCATACCTTGGGTGGCTATAAGTATTTATTTCTTCGGGGCAATATCACAAGCCAGCGAAAATATACCCACATTTGTTTATTTCATCCTGCCTACTCTGTTCGTTTTCTTTTTCAGCTTTGCTCTAAACATGTGGCTGCAATACAAGAAATCAGGCAAGTGGCGGGATTATCTGTTTGGCGAGCGGGTTTACGTATTTCTAAGCCTTACAGCCAAGACAGCTCTGGCCTGGCAGGTATTTGGCGGAGCACTGGCGGGCGGTTCGTAA
- a CDS encoding DUF2177 family protein: MSGILVYLIVLVLIFVLDIVWIGLIAKKFYVTELSPIARWSGGSMSPDWPSAILVYLLISLGIVAMALPLAGDNIFAALAYGGLFGFITYGIHDLTNYSTLNSFSLKMALVDMGWGVFLGAAAGLTGGILYSL, encoded by the coding sequence ATGAGCGGTATACTGGTCTACCTTATAGTATTGGTGCTTATCTTTGTTCTGGATATCGTCTGGATTGGCTTGATTGCCAAAAAATTTTACGTTACCGAACTTTCTCCGATTGCCCGCTGGAGCGGAGGGAGTATGTCACCGGACTGGCCATCGGCAATACTGGTCTACCTGCTTATAAGTTTAGGTATAGTAGCTATGGCTTTGCCGCTAGCCGGAGATAATATTTTTGCCGCTCTGGCTTACGGTGGTCTTTTCGGATTTATCACTTACGGTATTCATGACCTGACCAATTATTCCACTTTAAATAGTTTCAGCCTGAAGATGGCTTTGGTAGATATGGGCTGGGGGGTTTTCCTGGGTGCTGCCGCCGGACTGACAGGCGGCATTCTGTACAGCCTGTAA
- a CDS encoding dienelactone hydrolase family protein, giving the protein MQIYEKTINVVIGTTKLPGELAIPPEPIGLVIFVHGSGSNRQSPRNRQVAHQLNSYGLATFLFDLLTPQEDMVDILIANTRYNFRFLADRVIKVTEMLKTKEETKNLPLGYFGASTGAAAALYASSLLPGQIKAVVSRGGRPDLARELLPMVESPTLFIVGENDSQVLKLNTQAQKQMRALNHLCILPGAGHLFEEPGALEKVAELAGGWFIEYMERTPKEER; this is encoded by the coding sequence ATGCAGATATACGAAAAAACTATAAATGTTGTGATAGGCACTACCAAATTGCCCGGTGAGCTGGCTATACCGCCGGAACCCATAGGGCTAGTGATATTTGTACATGGCTCAGGCTCAAACCGCCAGAGTCCCCGCAACCGTCAGGTTGCCCACCAGCTAAATAGTTATGGATTAGCTACCTTTCTATTTGATTTGCTGACACCCCAAGAAGATATGGTAGATATTCTAATAGCCAATACCCGCTACAATTTCCGTTTTCTGGCAGACAGAGTTATTAAAGTAACTGAAATGCTGAAAACCAAAGAAGAAACCAAAAACCTGCCGTTAGGTTATTTCGGGGCAAGCACCGGGGCTGCCGCCGCGCTTTATGCTTCTTCGCTACTGCCCGGGCAGATAAAGGCGGTTGTATCTAGAGGAGGGCGGCCTGACCTTGCCAGAGAACTGCTGCCAATGGTGGAATCTCCAACTTTATTTATAGTCGGTGAAAATGACTCCCAAGTATTAAAGCTTAATACCCAAGCTCAAAAGCAAATGCGCGCCCTCAATCATCTTTGCATACTACCCGGAGCCGGCCACCTTTTTGAAGAGCCGGGGGCGCTGGAGAAAGTGGCTGAACTGGCAGGTGGCTGGTTTATAGAATACATGGAAAGAACGCCTAAGGAGGAAAGATGA